The genome window TAACATCCCTTCTTCGCGGAGCAGGCGCAGTAATGTTTTGTTGTGTCCGCTTGGGAAGGAATATTTTTTTCCATTAATGGTCGTTCCGATCGGGGATTTGGGAAATGTACCCTTGTGCCATTGTCCGTCATCCACGCTCTTTTCACCGACCAGCAGAATAGGATTCTTTGGCATGCCAGCTTGTTCATTCCCGTCCCGTATGGTGGTCAACCCGCGTTTGGTGGTGACGCGCACCATCTCACGGCGGTACCTTGCAGAGCCGCGTACATCGTCAATCGGGGTGGCGGATTCCACGGCAAGTTCCGCGGCTTGTGCGATGTTCTTATCCGTCAGTTTTTTGTTGACGAGGAATTTCTCCGCCTTTTCCGCGTGGGCGATGATGGGAGTCACTGCTCCCAGCGTAATGGATGCCGATTTGACGGTATCCGCTTTGAGGTCGAGGATGATCGCCACGTTCACGAGGGAAATGGCCTGGGCGCGCCGCAGTGCCAGTTTGATGAATGCCCCGCGCTGGGTTTTGGTCATCGCAGGGAAGGAGATATCCGCCAGCATTTCATCGGGTTTCATTACGGTCTTGCGGACGCCTGTATAAAATTCCATTAATGGAATGGTCCGTTCGCCGCGGGTGGAAATCAAGGTGAGGCTGGCCCCCAGCGCCATCAGCGGGGTGATGGTGTCATTGGCGGGCGAGGCGGTGATGAGATTGCCGGCAATGGTGCCGCGGTTGCGGATCTGCGGCGCTCCCACTTCCCACGCCGCGCGCGCCAGAGGATAGGCCTTCGCGTGGATGAGTTTTGACGCGACACAATCGTTATGTGTGACGAGCGCGCCAAGATGAATGACATCATCTTCGTCCATGGAGATCTGTTTCAGGGTGGGGATGCGTGTAACGTCAATGAGCGTGTCCACGTCCTTGCGGATGCCGCGCTCGAGTTCGAGGATAAGGTCTGTGCCGCCGGCGACAACGCGGGCACGCTCCTGCTTATCTGCCAGGATTTTTATAACTTCATCGGTGGATGTTGCGTTGATATATTCGTTCCACATGGGATTCATTATTGCAGGGGTGCAGCAGACTGCGCCCCTGCATGATTGAAATTATTGTCCGCTGCCGGTGACCACCTCAGAGCGGCGCTCGAGGGTTTCAACAGCAAGGCGGGCGAGCGTGGTCAGGTTGCGGATGGCGGCAGGCAAAGCCTCTTCATCGCCAAGGCTGGCTTCCAGGTTGTTCAGCGCGCTGCCGACCTGGCCACCGAGATCAAAGAAGGCGGCATCGAATTGATAGATCGCCTCCAGTTCCTTCTCGTTGATCTTTACCGCGTCGAACAACCCGGAGTATCCGCGCGCGGCGGTGCTGATCTTGTCTATGAAGGTGCGCAGGGCAAGCGCGGCTTTTTCCATGTCGTCCACATATTTGATCATGCCGTTGTTGACGAGTTCGACCTGCAAGTTCGATGTGCGGGTCCAGTGTTCCTCAAAGCGGCGCGCCACGGTTTCGCGCAGGAGCTTGTCTGCATCGCGGCGATTCTGTCGTTCCACATAGCCGCTGAAACCGGGGATGTACGAAACCAGTTTTTTGAACGGATCTATCTGACTGCTTACTTTTTCAAAGAAATCACTCATGGGAGCCTCCTGCATGATATACGGTTTTCGGGGAAATAAGTCTTGCGCTCCATTATAGCCGTAGTTTCTGGTTATAATCAAGCGAAACAAATCCCTTGTTTCAACCTTCATCACAAAGGTGATGGCCGCTTCCAGGGCGGCGGTCGCCTGCTTATTCTAATCAGGAGCAAAACCATGAAAACCGATATACAAGCCCTGCTGGGAGCCAAAGCGGAATCCCTGCTTGGTTTCGACTCGCCCAAGATCCCCAGGGAACGCCTCCATCTGCCCGGTCCCGACTTTATGGATCGTATCTTCCTCCAGTCTGACAGAAACCCCCGCGTGCTGAACAACCTCGCATGGATGTATAACCACGGCCGCCTCGCCGGGACGGGCTACCTGTCCATCCTGCCCGTGGACCAGGGCATCGAGCATTCCGGCGGCGCGAGTTTCGCCAAGAATCCCGATTACTTCGACCCGGAGAACATCGTCAAACTTGCCATCGAGGGCGGGTGCAATGCCGTTGCATCCACGTTTGGCGTGCTGGGGCTGATGTCCCGCAAGTACGCGCACAAAATCCCATTCATCGTGAAGATCAATCACAACGAACTGTTGACCTATCCCAACAGTTTCGAGCAGATCCTGTTCGGCACGGTGGAGCAGGCATACGACATGGGTGCGGCGGCGGTCGGTGCGACGATCTACTTCGGCTCGGACGATTCGCATCGTGAGATCATCGAGATCGCGGAAGCCTTCGCCAACGCCCACGAACTCGGCATGGCAACCATCCTGTGGTGCTACCTGCGCAATCCCGCCTTCAAAAAGGACAAGGATTTTCACGTCTCCGCGGACTTGACCGGGCAGGCAAACCATCTCGGTGTGACCATGCAGGCGGATATCATCAAACAGAAACTGCCCGAGAACAACGGCGGCTTCCTCGCCCTGAACACCGGTGACAGTTCCTATGGCAAACTGGACAAACGCATGTACAGCGAACTCGCCAGCGACCATCCGATCGACCTGTGCCGCTATCAGGTGGCGAACTGTTACATGGGGCGTGTGGGACTGATCAACAGCGGCGGCGCTTCGGGTGAGAACGATTTTGCCGAAGCCGCAGCGACCGCCGTCATCAACAAGCGCGCCGGCGGGCAGGGGCTGATCTCCGGGCGCAAAGCCTTCCAACGCCCAATGAAGGAGGGTGTGAAGATCCTGAACACCATTCAGGATGTGTATCTGGATAAGAAGATCAAGGTGGCGTAGTAAAGCCAAGCCCTCCGAAGTCTCGCAGACTTCGGAGGGCTTTTTTCATTGGGGAATCAATTTTCAAATTGAGGACGCTCAGCCCTTGACACTTCAGTAATCGGTGGGCGGCGTTTTTCGCTTGCGGTTTCAGTCGGCACAGCGAGGGGCGAGCTGCAGGCAACCAAAAACACTACAACGAGGAAAGAGAAGTTGGTGAGTCTTTCAGGGTTTATTCCTTCTGCCAATCGACTGCTTCACGAATTACTGATCTATTTGTTAACTGGCATCACTTGCTTATGGTGATGGCAACCCCAGTGAGATCGCCAAGCGGTGCGATAAAAAGCACGATAGTCGTCGAGCCGTTAGAAAAGTACAAGCTCGAGTATCCGGTACCTTCTTCAGTCGTCTGAAGTTCATGGCCGAGGTTGGTGAGTTCCGTTTCGTAGTAACTCGTGATCTCATCAACTGTGGCGCGGATTGTGAATTGATAAACGTCATCTGTGGCTTCACCGCTAATGACGCCCGGCATGATCGGGATACCTTCCCATTCAGTGAGCGGTGTTCCTGAAGGCAAAACAGATTCTTGCGCCGCGGCCGCCTGGGCGATGATTCCAATTGCGACGGCTTCATAGGTGAGGGGTCCATCGAAGTAATCAATTTCAGAAACGTTTGAGCCATAAAGGGAATCGCCAGGTTGGATGCTGATATCTTCAGTAAAGCTCACCACGGAATTCCCGAAGGCGGCCATGCCAATGTATCTGCCGCTTGCATCGCGCGCGATTATGCGCATTGGAATGCTCTTTAAAGGCTGATCGCTGATATTCGTCATGGTGATTGGGATACCCGTGCCGCTGCCACCAAGATGGGCTTCTGCGATGTCAAATGGCTCGCCCAGTGTCACTTCTATATCTGTGGTGTAAACGACATCCGTGGCGGGTTCCAAAGGCGCAAACAGTTCAATGGATTCCCACTCCTGTGTTTCCAAACCGCTGGTTTGAAAGCATGCGCAGATTTTGAACCCGGTCGAATCGCCAGCCAGCATCCATGAACCTTCCCAAAGGGAGAAATACGAGGAACCAACAGTGTACACAACTTCCCCGGCCGCGTTCAGCAAGCGGAACTCCATTTCGCGGGTATTCACATAAACAGGGAAGTCATTGGGGTTGTGTACGAGAACCTGGATGTTCGTATCTGTAATTGAAGGGTCAACGAGGTTGGGAATGGCGTGTTCAAACCATTCGGCAATTTCCAGGTCTAGCAAAGTTAGCGTGGGGGTGGCGGATGGCTCTGGAGTTACAGTTTCGGGGGCCGTACCCGCTTCGGTTGAAGGCGCTGTTGGTATTGGCATCTGGGTTGTTGCCGGGGGGGCGAATATCCCGCAAGAAATCATCGCCAAAGCAGTGATAACAAAACCTGAGGTGATTTGTATCTTGTAGTTCATCATTACTTCCTTTAATTTGACAAGCTAAATGATTCTCAACCGCCTTACGGTGTGCGTTACCGTCCCCGAGCCCTTCGGCTTCGCTCAGGATAAACTCCGCGAGTGGGATATCGTCCCCGAAGGGGATCGCGAACACGGCGCTGGGGCTGAGATGGTCACCTGCCATATAACTGCCTATGGACGGACATGGGTTAAAATCGGATGAAAAAATTATAGCATGACCAGAGGAACAATCCCATGCCTCAATCCGACCAGGGTGTCACCAACGACCGATACATGCTTATTCCGCGTACGGCGATCTTTGCCCGCCGCGGGGACGAATACTTGCTCATCAAAGGTGCGCCAACGAAGCGGCTGTGGGCCGGCAAATACAACGGACTGGGCGGCCATGTGGAGTGCGGCGAGGATATCCTGTCCGCGGCGCGGCGCGAGCTGCTGGAGGAGGCGGGTGTGGCGGCGGACCTGTGGTTGTGCGGCACGCTGGTCGTGGATGCGGGGGAGGTGGGAATCTGTCTGTTCGTGGTGTGTGGGGAGAATGTACGGGGGGAGGTCAAGGCTTCCAAAGAAGGAGCAGTTGAATGGGTCAGGAAAGAGGCGGCGCTTCATCTTCCTGTGGTGGAGGATCTGCCGATCCTGCTGGAGCGGATTCATCAGATGAAGAGCGGCGATCCACCCTTTTCAGCGCGGTCTTATTATGAGAATGGGGAATTGAAAGTCGTCTTCGCGGAGTAGATTTTATGGAATGTTGTAGGATTGCAGCTCGGTGGTGTATGTAGATGGTTCATCCCCGAAGCTGCTGTTTTCGATGGATTTGACGTGGCCGATGCCGGGCACATACCAGACGAAACCGTTCCCACTGAACTCGATGGGGACTTGAAGGCCCTGAAAATCCGTCGTGATCTTCACTGTGTTGTTAAAGTGAAACTTGATCGCCTCGAATGTGCCTGCCGGCACGCTGATGGTTTCCCTGCCAAGCTCCTGCATGGCAGACGAAAACGTTCCTTCCGATAGGGCGTTCTGGTTGCCAGGCATGGCGGCAACCCCCTCCATCTTGAGGGTGTATTGCCACTGCATCGCGGGGGTGATCGTCCTTGGCAGGCTGATGCCGTTGACCTCCAGCGTTTTGAAATCGGCGTTCACGCCCTGTGTGGAGATATTTGCCGTCGGACCGCCGCCGAACTGCAGGGCTTTCAAACCTTCGGATTCGCACGCCCATTCCTGTGTGCGGACGAGGTCGGGGAATTGGGAGGTCAGGGTGAATCCGTCTGCGCGGATCTGGGTGATGGTATCCGTGTAGGTAAATGCACCGAAGGGTCCGCCTGAATTGGAGTACGTCCATGAGGCGCTCTGTATGACCGGATACAACTCGTTATGGCACGGTCCATCCGCGGCTGGAATACCGGGTTGCTCGGCAGTCGTTAAGTCCTCCCCGCTGGAGGCGGGTGAGGTTTCTTCGGATGCGGCACCAAAATTACATGCCAGCAGTAGGATGAGAATACCAGCGAGACCGAATGTAATATTTATTTTCCGAGACTGCATAGGCACCTCCAAAAAGCGACTTGAGAGCTATTTTTGTCCGCTGGATTTATTTCCACTTCAGCAGGGAAATGGTAAATGTGCTTCCCTGGCCGGGTACGCTTTCAACATCCAGCGTGCCGCGATGCTGTTGGATGACCTGGCGCGTGATGGAAAGTCCGATGCCCAATCCGCTGTAAAGTTCATCGTCGCTTTTATCCAGATGGAAAAACCTGTCAAAGATATGCGGACGAATCTGCGGATCAATGCCGATGCCGTGATCTTCGACGGCGATGCTCACACGATTATCCTGTTCTGAAATTCGTATCTCCACCACACCGTTCGGCGGACTGAATTTTATGGCATTGTCCACCAGCGCTATAACCGCGCGTTCAAGGGATTTTTCATCGCCCTGCACATGGGGGACATTGTGGCCGCCTTTTATTTTCACCTTAACCCGTCTTGCCCGCGCTTTGCCGTCATATTTATTAACAACGTTGTTCACGATATCGGCAACATTGACAGGCTGAAAATCCGGGATGACCAGATCGATCTCCTGCAGGAAGAGAATGTCATTTGTGAGCGTAACGATCTGGTCCACGTTACGCGCGATGGTGTCCAGCGATGTGTCCAGCTGTTCGCCGCTGAGCATCCCTTTTTTGAGTGCGTGCAAATATCCGCTCGCAGCCATTAATGGAGTGCGCAACTCGTGTGCGACGCTGGAAAGGAATTCGTTGCGCGCATGTTCCTGCTCGGAGAGTTTTTGATAGGCATCCGCCAGTTCGGCGGCCCGCAAACGCAGATCTTCGATGGCAAGCTGGTCGTTCTGCCGCAGCCGGCTGCTGATCTCCCCAACCATTGCCATGGCCACGCTGGGACTGTGTTTCAGCACGCGGTTGAATCCCTCCTTATCCAATTCCAGCACGACGACGTTGGTTATTGATTTGACGGTGGCGGCTCTGGGTGCGTTGTGGATAAGTGCCATCTCACCGAAAAAATCCCCGGCAGTCAGGGTTTTCAGTAGACGCTTGTCTGTATTGTTGATGGTTTTTGTGACCTCGAACTCCCCCTCGAGTACCATGTAGAATGTCTGTTCAACCGCATCCTCCCTGCATAAGACGGTATCGGGGGGATATGTCTTGATATGGCTGTTGACAATGATCTCCTGCACTTCGTTCGGCCGGATGCCGGGAAATGCGCGGGGGATGATTTTTGCGGGGGTGCGGATCGTGGTCATGAGTCACCTGTAATGTGGGTGATTTTATCATGCGGCAGAGAATGGACATTCACCCATTCGGGCTATCCGTGAATTCCAGCGACAGGAGTGTTTAATAAAGTTAGGTTGCACAATTAATTGGTAACCAGTAATAACAAAATGACTATGGGCTGATTACCGGATAAGCGGAAAGATCGATATCATCGTAGATCGTGAGATACTCCTCGGCGATCCAGCACGGGGACCAGAAGTAGGGATTCTCGATCACATACCAGCCTGGTACACTGCCTATGCCGATCAATTCAACATCTTTAAAGTCGCTGATATTGCTGGTCAGGGGATAGCTAGGACCGGGCCCCGTGTAACAAGGGGCCGGTCCTTTGACCTTGGGCAAACTCGTTGCAACAGGTTCCGCGGACACCGGTTCGGGGGTTGGGGTCTCCGTCTCGACGGGGATTGGGCTGGAAGTGGGGGGGGGCGGCGTGGGCGAGTACGCAATCGCAGTTTGGGTCAACATGATGGATGCCAGCTCTGCTGAGAGCGTGCCAATGGCGTCCATGGTGGGAGTTGGTTCTGCCTGAGGAATGCAGGCAGCTAGGAGCAGACTTGCGATAAGGGTATTCATTAGTATGCGATAGTGACTTGCTTTCATGAATATCTCCATCGGATGGTTGAATCATCCAAACAACATTCATGCAAGTATACACTGAACTTTTCCATGGTGATTGAATATCAAGAAGGCTCCTGAAATGCACCTCAGGAACCATCTTGATTACCGGTCACTGGATTCTGGGATTTTTCTACCCGCAGCCACCACCGCTTTTATCACGCTTCAACTGCAATTTAATCTTTTCTTCGAATTCCAGGTTTTCATATTGAATGGGGCTGGGCGAACAGGATTCATAGCGGCTGCCCAACGCGGCAGGGAAGAGATAGCCCAATTCGTCGTCCCCAGCATTGGGGTTGAGTCGAAGCGCATCCTCCTCCGTGCCAAAGAACGCGATCCAGTTGTTGACCCCGCCTTCGAGGATGTACACGTTTGGCACGCTGTCCGCTGCGAGAATCTTCCACGCCTGCACGGCAGCGGTTTCGTCGTTGCTTATCACGAGGAAGACGGTGTTGGCGGGCGGCTCACTGAGCAGGAGGGGGACGATCTCTTCGATGCGCTCCAACGGCACGTTGACCGCATCTTCGATGTGATACAGGTTGTAATCGGCTTCGGAACGCACATCGAGATAGACAGGTTTCATACCCTGGTTGTATTTTGCCTTGAAGGCTTCGGCGGGCGTGATGAAAGCCAGGCGGTTCATAAGCATTTGGTCGGCGGTATAGGTAATTGTGTTGACAATGGGTTCCTGACCTTCGACCTGAATGGTTTCGGTGCGTGTGAATGTCAGTTTGTTGTATCTTTCTTCGAATGAAGGCGAGCCGATGAAGACAACCGCGAGCGCGAACACGAGCAAGGCGCCTGCGCCTGCAATGCGGAGTTTGGGCTCCCGGCTCAGGTCTTTTTTTCCGAATATACGTTCGAGTTGTTCCGCGCCCCAGAACATGAATAGCGCCATCAGTACAACGAGGAGTACAACGATACCTATGGGTAAATTGAAAACCTGGTCAAGGGTCACTCTCCCGTAATAGCCTGCGTTGTTGTACCAATGTGTGAAGAATCTTTCGGTTTCGGCAAAGAGCGCCGCGCCGGCAAAACCGCCGATCATGAAGAACATGCCGTCAATTTTGCCTGTGGAGGCGGAAGCCAGGGATGTGGTGGGGCAGAACCCGCCGATGATGAAACCGACGCCCATGATCAGCCCGCCAACGAGGCCTGACCACAGATAAGTCGGGTTGACCCATACCTGGCTGAAGTTCAGGAGGCCAAGACCGACTGCCCCAAAGGTCAGCACCATGGCAGTGACGATGGCGGTGAACATGACCTTGAGCACGGTCAGTTCGGTGAAGTAGAACTGCGCGGCGAGTTTGCGGGAATCGCCAAACCCGGACATTTCAAGCACATAGCCGAACGCAAAGCCGATCACACCGAAGAGGATGTATGTCCATGGGTTGCTTGCGCTGACTACGGTAAATTCAGGGAGGGGAAAGTTCATGATAAATCTCCAGTCCTTAGTTCCAAAGTTTTCTTACGAAGTACGCAAGTCCATAGGCCCCGCCGAAGATCGCGAACATGACAACCCACGATCCTGCGGAAAGAGTTGCCCCGCCAGAAAGCGCCTGCCCGGAGGTGCATCCTCGCGCCATGCGTGCGCCGTAGAGGAAGATCACGCCGCCGAGGAATGCCATTAGCCAGCGGGTGCGGTCGGAGATGTGCGGACCTTTGGTGGTCATGAATTTTAAGCGTCCATTGAACAGACCGGAGGCAAAGCCGCCGAACAACGCGCCAAAGAAGACAGGCACGATCCAGTCATCCAGCGGATTTTTGTCGCCGCCCGCCATTTTCAAAAGGTAGGGGTTGTTATCCACGTGCGAGGACGAGATGGCATCTACGATCGCGGCGTCAATGCGGCTGGTTGCGCCCGAGGAACCAAGTCCATTGCCTGTGAGGAAGAAGGCAAGGAACAGGACGATGCCCAGCACGATACCGCCAACGTACGGATGCACGTACGGCTTTTCGGGGCGGTTTAAAATTGATTTTCTGGTTTGAGCGGTCATGTTAAGAAACTCCTTCTGTCGATATGGTGGTTGAGTAGGGCGGAGCCCGTAGCGAAACCACACCACAAAATTTAGTATTTACCTTTCAGCAGGGTTATTCATCCTTTTCTTCATGTACTTCCACTTCTTCGTATCCTGTCACCATGGCGCGCATCGCTTCGAGCGGAGTGGCGCCGGTGGTGGTCAGATACACATGCCCCACGATGAAGGAGGCAAAGAGCCATGCCATCAGGGTATGCATGGGGGCAAGGAAGGGCAAACCCCCGAACCATGTTTGGATGGACGGCACTTTCTGCACCAACCACATCATCATGCCGGTAATCCCTTGAAGTGGAAGCAGGACACCGAGCAGACCAATGTATGTGACCATTTGCAGAGGATTGAACTTCCGTTGCTTGGACTTGTGGAATGGGTGGGGCTCCTGGTTGAAGATGCCCTGGATATAGTATTTGGCTTGCGCGATCATCTGGTCGATGAAGCCGTAGGGGTGTGGGATGTATTGCTGGATTTCGCCGCTGATAACATGCCAGAGGATCGAGACGAGTGCATTGATGGCAAGCAGCGCAGCCAGTACGTTGTGAATGGTGACGATGTTTCGGAAGGAAAATGCGCTGAATAGATCAGGGCGATGGATGATGAGCCCCGTCATCAACAGGACGACAATTGCAACGGTCTGGAGCCAGTGCCAGAACCGTTCGTACGCTTCATACATGTAGACGGTTTTTGTTGCAACTGTCTGCCTGCCACGCCTTCGCGCCGCGACAAACCGGAAGGTGGCGTGTCCCGCCACTCCCATGATGGTACCGACGAAAAGCAGTGCGCCGGCCCAGTCGATCCAAGCGACGCGGTTGTGCCCGAAGATGTAGGTTCGGTCGTTTTCATTAACCGGGCTGTAGTACAAGGCTCCATCTTCGTTGATAATGCTTCCGGTTGCCGTCACATTGACGCCCAACACGAATTCGGGAGTTACGCCGGCGGGAGCCGAGTCTGCCAGCAGGATCGGGGTGGTGACGCGCGAATCCGTGTGGTGGCAGGTTTCGCAATCCCGCGTTGCGGATTTGCTGTCCACAACATTGTGATTGATCGAGTAGGGCTGTACCTGTCCCGCGATGTACACGTTACTCAGCCCCAGCGCTTCCAGCCTGCCTGCAATAAATTGCTGTTTGGCTTCGGTATCCAGAATAAGTTCGACCTCGCTCAGCTCGCCGTCGCCGTTTTCGTCGAGGGCGGAAAGAACATCAGCAGAATAGCCGCCATCGTCGAGATACGCAGCTTCCAGGTCCGCTTTGCGAACCGGGCGCAGGCTGCCGTTCCCGTCTTCATAAACCCAGAAGAAGGACGTGATCAAATTGTAGGGCGCGAACAGAATTTTCCCTTCCACGGTGTCAGTGCGCTGCATCAACACAGGCTGATATCCGGTGACAAGGTCGGTGGTGGTGTTCGACCCTTCGATGCCGCGGCATTCCGTACGGGCGGAGCCATCCGGATGGATGACGGTCCAATCCATGGTGGAAAGGGCTGGCGCGTACATCTGCGGGATGTGGCAGGTCTCGCAGGCGATCACCTGCATGTGACGGTCGTTGTAGGGAAGCCAGCCCGCATGGGACTGGTTGGTGTCATGACAGGATTCGCAGCGGCGCATGGTGCTTTTGGATTCAGGCGCGAGGTTGAATTGGGCGCTGACGCCGCGTGCAAAGTTATGGTCGGGACGCTCAAGATACTCGTTGATATTCAGTTTGCGCGGATCGTACAGCAGATGGCTTGGACTTGATCCCTGGATTTCGAGTGCGTGCGCAGGATTATTGGGTGAGAAGTGACAGTCGGTGCATTGAAGCTGGCGCTGCGCGTGGATGTCCCACGAGCGGGTAAGGTCGTTCTTGCCAGCCTGATTTATGCCTGATTGATTGATGCGCTGCGTGGAAATGACCTGCCCTGTAGTGGCGGTTTGTTGGTAATCCAGATCGCAGGCGTTGATGAGTAGAGGCGTGTCATCCGCGTGTACTACACCATGGCACGCCGCACAATTCGAATTCGTCGGGTCTTGAATGCGCAGGGTTTCGATTTTTACTTCACCGAGTTCGTTGAAGGCGTCGGCGTTCCAAGTCCAATCGTCGCCGCTTTTTGTGACGATATTCAAGCCGAGCAGGGTGGCGGTGTTGGCATTCCCAAACTCGCCCGATTGGATTGCGGAAATCCGCGCTTCATTATTCGGACTTTCGAGATGGCACAGGAAGCAGTTCATTTCCATCGTGCCCGATGCTTCCCAATCCCATGTGGATATTGTTCCATCCTCATTGAGGATGGCAGTTTCGGGATCGGCTTTGCTGACGGAGAGATCGGTCAGCATTTCGCCTCCTCTGGACGTGGTGCCTGGTCCGCCGCCGACGACACGTGCGCCGTTCAACATCAGCCATTCGGCTGTGCTGAGGTCGAGGTTTTCATCTCCCGCAGGGGAGAG of Anaerolineales bacterium contains these proteins:
- a CDS encoding FAD binding domain-containing protein, producing MWNEYINATSTDEVIKILADKQERARVVAGGTDLILELERGIRKDVDTLIDVTRIPTLKQISMDEDDVIHLGALVTHNDCVASKLIHAKAYPLARAAWEVGAPQIRNRGTIAGNLITASPANDTITPLMALGASLTLISTRGERTIPLMEFYTGVRKTVMKPDEMLADISFPAMTKTQRGAFIKLALRRAQAISLVNVAIILDLKADTVKSASITLGAVTPIIAHAEKAEKFLVNKKLTDKNIAQAAELAVESATPIDDVRGSARYRREMVRVTTKRGLTTIRDGNEQAGMPKNPILLVGEKSVDDGQWHKGTFPKSPIGTTINGKKYSFPSGHNKTLLRLLREEGMLTGTKEGCAEGECGACTVFLDGQAVMSCLVPAPRAHGAQIVTVEGLADGGQLHPVQEAFIEHGAVQCGYCTPGFIMSGAKLLEEKNNPTKNEIEQAITGNLCRCTGYYKIVQAIEDAAKLKS
- a CDS encoding NUDIX domain-containing protein, translated to MPQSDQGVTNDRYMLIPRTAIFARRGDEYLLIKGAPTKRLWAGKYNGLGGHVECGEDILSAARRELLEEAGVAADLWLCGTLVVDAGEVGICLFVVCGENVRGEVKASKEGAVEWVRKEAALHLPVVEDLPILLERIHQMKSGDPPFSARSYYENGELKVVFAE
- a CDS encoding ATP-binding protein — encoded protein: MTTIRTPAKIIPRAFPGIRPNEVQEIIVNSHIKTYPPDTVLCREDAVEQTFYMVLEGEFEVTKTINNTDKRLLKTLTAGDFFGEMALIHNAPRAATVKSITNVVVLELDKEGFNRVLKHSPSVAMAMVGEISSRLRQNDQLAIEDLRLRAAELADAYQKLSEQEHARNEFLSSVAHELRTPLMAASGYLHALKKGMLSGEQLDTSLDTIARNVDQIVTLTNDILFLQEIDLVIPDFQPVNVADIVNNVVNKYDGKARARRVKVKIKGGHNVPHVQGDEKSLERAVIALVDNAIKFSPPNGVVEIRISEQDNRVSIAVEDHGIGIDPQIRPHIFDRFFHLDKSDDELYSGLGIGLSITRQVIQQHRGTLDVESVPGQGSTFTISLLKWK
- a CDS encoding cytochrome b/b6 domain-containing protein, coding for MKRYILFTLFGLLLVVAAIGIGTVLAAPEPAPAPQASALHPNFLLLDADGTNVLESDKTVSTMLTCGQCHDTNFIAAHAFHSDLGLSDYDSASVTFDTSNGLFGQWNPLTYRYLSPAGDENLDLSTAEWLMLNGARVVGGGPGTTSRGGEMLTDLSVSKADPETAILNEDGTISTWDWEASGTMEMNCFLCHLESPNNEARISAIQSGEFGNANTATLLGLNIVTKSGDDWTWNADAFNELGEVKIETLRIQDPTNSNCAACHGVVHADDTPLLINACDLDYQQTATTGQVISTQRINQSGINQAGKNDLTRSWDIHAQRQLQCTDCHFSPNNPAHALEIQGSSPSHLLYDPRKLNINEYLERPDHNFARGVSAQFNLAPESKSTMRRCESCHDTNQSHAGWLPYNDRHMQVIACETCHIPQMYAPALSTMDWTVIHPDGSARTECRGIEGSNTTTDLVTGYQPVLMQRTDTVEGKILFAPYNLITSFFWVYEDGNGSLRPVRKADLEAAYLDDGGYSADVLSALDENGDGELSEVELILDTEAKQQFIAGRLEALGLSNVYIAGQVQPYSINHNVVDSKSATRDCETCHHTDSRVTTPILLADSAPAGVTPEFVLGVNVTATGSIINEDGALYYSPVNENDRTYIFGHNRVAWIDWAGALLFVGTIMGVAGHATFRFVAARRRGRQTVATKTVYMYEAYERFWHWLQTVAIVVLLMTGLIIHRPDLFSAFSFRNIVTIHNVLAALLAINALVSILWHVISGEIQQYIPHPYGFIDQMIAQAKYYIQGIFNQEPHPFHKSKQRKFNPLQMVTYIGLLGVLLPLQGITGMMMWLVQKVPSIQTWFGGLPFLAPMHTLMAWLFASFIVGHVYLTTTGATPLEAMRAMVTGYEEVEVHEEKDE
- a CDS encoding YeeE/YedE thiosulfate transporter family protein, whose amino-acid sequence is MNFPLPEFTVVSASNPWTYILFGVIGFAFGYVLEMSGFGDSRKLAAQFYFTELTVLKVMFTAIVTAMVLTFGAVGLGLLNFSQVWVNPTYLWSGLVGGLIMGVGFIIGGFCPTTSLASASTGKIDGMFFMIGGFAGAALFAETERFFTHWYNNAGYYGRVTLDQVFNLPIGIVVLLVVLMALFMFWGAEQLERIFGKKDLSREPKLRIAGAGALLVFALAVVFIGSPSFEERYNKLTFTRTETIQVEGQEPIVNTITYTADQMLMNRLAFITPAEAFKAKYNQGMKPVYLDVRSEADYNLYHIEDAVNVPLERIEEIVPLLLSEPPANTVFLVISNDETAAVQAWKILAADSVPNVYILEGGVNNWIAFFGTEEDALRLNPNAGDDELGYLFPAALGSRYESCSPSPIQYENLEFEEKIKLQLKRDKSGGGCG
- a CDS encoding YeeE/YedE thiosulfate transporter family protein, with the protein product MWFRYGLRPTQPPYRQKEFLNMTAQTRKSILNRPEKPYVHPYVGGIVLGIVLFLAFFLTGNGLGSSGATSRIDAAIVDAISSSHVDNNPYLLKMAGGDKNPLDDWIVPVFFGALFGGFASGLFNGRLKFMTTKGPHISDRTRWLMAFLGGVIFLYGARMARGCTSGQALSGGATLSAGSWVVMFAIFGGAYGLAYFVRKLWN
- a CDS encoding class I fructose-bisphosphate aldolase; this translates as MKTDIQALLGAKAESLLGFDSPKIPRERLHLPGPDFMDRIFLQSDRNPRVLNNLAWMYNHGRLAGTGYLSILPVDQGIEHSGGASFAKNPDYFDPENIVKLAIEGGCNAVASTFGVLGLMSRKYAHKIPFIVKINHNELLTYPNSFEQILFGTVEQAYDMGAAAVGATIYFGSDDSHREIIEIAEAFANAHELGMATILWCYLRNPAFKKDKDFHVSADLTGQANHLGVTMQADIIKQKLPENNGGFLALNTGDSSYGKLDKRMYSELASDHPIDLCRYQVANCYMGRVGLINSGGASGENDFAEAAATAVINKRAGGQGLISGRKAFQRPMKEGVKILNTIQDVYLDKKIKVA